A section of the Sedimentisphaera cyanobacteriorum genome encodes:
- a CDS encoding 3-keto-disaccharide hydrolase, with amino-acid sequence MFRKIALCVLSFCFIAVCSAETAPWRHIFNGNDLSGWHQKNGDAVYEVSEGAIVGKTVRNTPNSFLCTNNTYSDFILKLKFKVDSKLNSGVQIRSRSLADYRNYRVHGYQVEIDPSSRAWTGGIYDEARRGWLHPLSNGEPASKSFKQNEWNEFRIEAIGNTFKTWLNGKPASHLEDDMTKEGFIGLQVHSIGGDKSKEGIKVMWKDIQIITDNPEKYSKPISLPKKDLHNKLTSNERRGGWELLFDGESTDKWRGAKLETFPSFGWYVHDGILTIKESGGGEAANAGDIVTKKQFKDFELRVDFKITPGANSGIKYYVDTEINKGPGSSIGLEYQILDDKRHPDAKKGNHEGSRTLASLYDLIMAVNKHPNPMGEWNHARIVSKDNHIQHWLNGRKVLEYERRTPKFRKLVKESKYVKWDNFGELPKGNILLQDHGNRVSFRNIKIRELK; translated from the coding sequence ATGTTTAGAAAAATTGCTTTATGTGTTTTGTCGTTCTGTTTTATAGCGGTCTGCTCGGCAGAAACAGCTCCGTGGAGGCATATTTTTAACGGCAACGACCTTTCCGGCTGGCACCAGAAGAACGGTGATGCTGTTTACGAAGTTTCCGAAGGGGCTATTGTTGGAAAAACCGTACGTAACACGCCTAACAGCTTTCTTTGCACAAACAATACCTATTCAGACTTTATCTTAAAGCTGAAGTTCAAGGTGGATTCGAAGCTCAATTCCGGGGTTCAAATACGCAGCCGCAGCTTGGCAGACTACAGAAACTACAGAGTTCACGGGTATCAGGTGGAAATAGACCCTTCCAGTCGAGCTTGGACAGGCGGTATTTACGATGAGGCGAGAAGAGGCTGGCTTCATCCATTATCCAATGGCGAGCCAGCGTCGAAATCGTTCAAGCAAAACGAGTGGAATGAATTTAGAATAGAGGCAATCGGCAATACTTTCAAAACATGGCTTAACGGTAAACCAGCTTCTCATCTTGAAGATGATATGACAAAAGAAGGCTTTATAGGGCTTCAAGTGCATTCAATCGGCGGAGATAAGAGCAAAGAGGGAATCAAGGTTATGTGGAAAGATATCCAGATAATTACGGACAATCCCGAGAAATACTCCAAGCCAATTTCTCTGCCCAAGAAAGACCTCCACAACAAACTTACTTCAAACGAACGCCGCGGCGGCTGGGAGCTTCTATTTGACGGAGAATCAACAGACAAATGGCGCGGGGCCAAGCTTGAAACTTTCCCAAGCTTTGGCTGGTACGTGCATGACGGTATTCTTACGATCAAGGAATCCGGCGGAGGAGAAGCAGCAAACGCTGGTGATATTGTTACAAAGAAGCAGTTCAAGGATTTTGAGCTGCGGGTGGACTTCAAAATTACTCCCGGGGCGAATTCAGGAATCAAGTATTACGTTGACACAGAGATAAACAAAGGCCCGGGATCATCAATAGGTCTTGAATATCAGATCCTTGATGACAAAAGGCATCCAGACGCCAAAAAAGGCAACCACGAGGGAAGCCGCACACTAGCATCGCTTTACGACCTGATCATGGCGGTTAATAAGCACCCAAATCCTATGGGTGAGTGGAATCATGCAAGGATTGTATCAAAAGACAACCACATCCAGCATTGGCTCAACGGCAGAAAGGTTTTGGAGTATGAAAGACGTACGCCAAAATTCAGGAAGCTCGTTAAGGAAAGCAAGTATGTTAAGTGGGACAATTTCGGAGAACTGCCAAAAGGCAATATTCTCCTTCAGGACCACGGCAACAGAGTATCATTCAGAAATATTAAAATTAGAGAACTGAAATAA
- a CDS encoding phosphotransacetylase family protein has translation MNNIYIAATLKDCGKTSVTLGLMQQMREMGHNPGYIKPVGQQYIEHNGQKLDEDAVLILDGLGFQIDNPKNMSPIAIERGFTKKYINHPDPTRLENKIHNAFHKLNGKHKLNLVEGTGHAGVGSCFGLSNARVAELTDSKVIIVAPGGIGKMLDEVSLSLSLFREHNVEILGVIQNKVRQDKYDKVVETVTKALDNMGIKFLGAVPYYKMLTQYTIEQIAKTFNYEILCGGCAVRNKIDSVVVAAMEPENVLRHIRPRSLIITPGDRMDNILLAISLSKTKTYHDSFCTGGLILTGGLMPHDEILNLLVASEIPVLFTQEETYTVSARMKDLLFKIRPNDTDKIRKTHQMVKEHVDVNYILSKFN, from the coding sequence ATGAATAATATTTATATAGCAGCAACGCTCAAAGACTGCGGAAAAACAAGCGTTACCCTTGGGCTGATGCAGCAGATGCGTGAGATGGGGCATAACCCGGGCTACATTAAGCCTGTGGGACAGCAGTATATTGAGCATAACGGCCAGAAGCTTGATGAAGATGCGGTACTGATACTCGACGGTCTGGGTTTTCAAATCGACAACCCCAAAAATATGAGCCCTATAGCAATAGAGAGAGGCTTTACGAAAAAGTATATAAATCACCCGGACCCCACAAGGCTCGAAAACAAGATACACAACGCCTTTCATAAACTCAACGGCAAACACAAACTCAATCTCGTAGAAGGTACAGGCCATGCGGGTGTGGGCAGCTGTTTCGGTCTTTCAAATGCGAGGGTGGCAGAGCTCACAGATTCAAAGGTTATAATCGTTGCACCGGGCGGGATAGGAAAAATGCTTGATGAGGTTTCCCTTTCGCTGTCTTTATTCAGAGAGCATAATGTTGAAATTCTCGGTGTAATACAGAATAAGGTTCGTCAGGATAAGTATGATAAGGTGGTAGAAACTGTAACAAAAGCTCTCGATAATATGGGAATTAAATTTCTCGGAGCAGTTCCATATTACAAGATGCTCACTCAGTACACGATAGAGCAGATTGCAAAGACCTTCAATTATGAAATTTTATGCGGAGGCTGCGCTGTAAGGAATAAGATTGACAGTGTGGTAGTAGCGGCTATGGAGCCTGAAAACGTACTAAGACACATAAGACCTCGGTCGCTGATTATCACCCCGGGCGACAGGATGGATAATATTCTTCTTGCCATAAGCCTTTCAAAAACTAAAACATATCATGACAGCTTTTGTACCGGCGGGCTTATTCTTACCGGCGGCCTTATGCCGCACGATGAGATACTGAATTTGCTTGTCGCAAGCGAGATACCTGTGCTTTTTACACAGGAAGAAACTTACACCGTTTCTGCGAGAATGAAAGACCTGCTGTTTAAGATTAGACCTAACGATACCGATAAAATCAGAAAAACACACCAGATGGTGAAAGAACATGTTGACGTAAATTACATATTAAGTAAGTTCAATTAA
- a CDS encoding FAD:protein FMN transferase, with translation MKDCFHSSFWAMNTRFNLVLPSADFEDSEEIAEEVKNEVLRLEKVFSRFDSQAELYKFNKSREKDLSSVSGDLSKALKISAEYSELTEGYFNPSYSSETDLGGLGKGFALEEVKKILLDYSLSRAFISFGESSIYALGTHPHGDCWEIAVCNPFRENESLGSFKLLNSSLSVSGFSFSKNAGCSYHLVDPNTGRLAKNNMLVCVLSESCIESEVLSTAVYASSAEWLPEKRVFPSAETAVIELNGNGEIIRKHYVE, from the coding sequence ATGAAGGATTGTTTTCACAGCAGTTTTTGGGCTATGAACACAAGGTTCAACCTCGTCCTTCCGAGTGCTGATTTCGAAGATTCCGAAGAAATAGCAGAAGAAGTTAAAAACGAAGTTTTGAGGCTCGAGAAAGTTTTCAGCAGATTTGACTCTCAGGCAGAGCTCTATAAATTTAACAAGAGCAGGGAAAAAGATTTGAGTTCTGTATCAGGGGATTTGTCGAAGGCTTTGAAAATCTCAGCGGAATATTCTGAATTAACTGAAGGCTATTTTAATCCCTCGTATTCAAGTGAAACAGATCTTGGAGGATTGGGCAAGGGCTTTGCTCTTGAAGAGGTGAAAAAAATATTACTGGACTATTCTCTCTCCAGAGCTTTCATTAGTTTTGGAGAGAGCTCCATATACGCCCTTGGAACTCATCCCCACGGAGACTGCTGGGAGATTGCTGTTTGCAATCCGTTCAGAGAAAACGAGAGCCTGGGCAGTTTCAAACTGCTTAACAGCTCTTTGTCCGTATCGGGTTTTTCTTTTTCAAAAAATGCCGGCTGCAGTTATCATCTTGTTGATCCGAACACCGGACGGCTCGCAAAAAACAATATGCTTGTATGCGTATTATCGGAGAGCTGCATAGAATCGGAAGTTCTTTCAACCGCAGTTTACGCCAGCTCCGCTGAGTGGCTGCCGGAGAAGAGAGTTTTTCCTTCTGCTGAAACAGCAGTAATAGAATTGAATGGTAATGGTGAAATAATCAGGAAACATTATGTCGAATGA
- a CDS encoding Gfo/Idh/MocA family protein, with protein sequence MSNDKKITRRELIENMKTIAAGGALAGTVPWISLLSENVPAAVPASDKVNVGFIGTGSRGKALIRYANNVPAINIAATCDNYEPNFKRGLQIAKGSPKGYKDYRKLLEDKSIDCVIIATPLHLHAQMVLDAFDAGKHVFCEKALTKTIEEAKQVSRAQKKTGLILQTGHQRIFDIRYLKAFEDMKAGKLGKVTQIRAYWHRNGDWRRHVPKPSLERKINWRMYREYSLGLMTELASHHLQVANWFLGSTPEKVMGSGSINYWKDGREVYDNVNVVYRYPGGIHVVYDSLISNKHYGCELQMMGDKGLYELELGKFYSENPPAPAGILRLINDIEHSIFDPVPIAGASWVPENASKYKGEYIVDMHKSRIPNNTLLSLEAFAETVKKGKPVPGMLEHGIDAAVAVILGDKAMVENKIVNFSEELA encoded by the coding sequence ATGTCGAATGATAAAAAAATTACTCGCCGAGAGCTAATAGAAAATATGAAAACGATTGCCGCAGGCGGGGCTCTTGCAGGGACTGTCCCTTGGATATCACTTTTGAGCGAGAATGTCCCGGCGGCAGTTCCTGCTTCGGATAAAGTGAATGTGGGATTTATCGGCACGGGCTCCCGCGGGAAAGCCTTGATAAGATATGCCAACAATGTGCCGGCTATTAATATCGCTGCTACTTGCGATAACTATGAGCCCAATTTCAAAAGAGGGCTGCAAATAGCCAAGGGCAGCCCAAAGGGCTACAAAGACTATCGCAAGCTCCTTGAGGATAAAAGTATAGACTGCGTTATTATTGCCACCCCTCTTCATCTTCATGCCCAGATGGTGCTTGATGCCTTTGATGCAGGAAAGCATGTATTCTGCGAAAAGGCGCTCACAAAAACGATTGAAGAAGCAAAGCAGGTTAGCAGAGCCCAGAAGAAAACTGGCCTAATACTCCAAACAGGTCATCAGCGAATCTTTGATATTCGCTATCTGAAGGCCTTTGAGGATATGAAAGCGGGAAAGCTCGGGAAAGTAACTCAGATCAGGGCATACTGGCACAGAAACGGAGACTGGCGAAGGCATGTCCCAAAACCCTCTCTGGAGAGAAAAATCAACTGGCGCATGTACCGTGAGTATTCACTCGGCCTTATGACAGAACTCGCCTCGCATCATCTTCAGGTGGCCAACTGGTTCCTTGGTTCAACTCCTGAGAAGGTTATGGGATCAGGCAGCATAAACTACTGGAAAGACGGACGCGAAGTGTATGACAACGTAAACGTGGTTTACAGATACCCGGGCGGGATACACGTAGTCTATGATTCTCTGATCAGTAATAAGCATTACGGCTGCGAACTGCAGATGATGGGAGATAAAGGGCTTTATGAGCTCGAACTCGGGAAGTTTTATTCGGAGAATCCGCCTGCCCCTGCCGGCATCCTAAGGCTGATTAATGATATCGAACATTCAATTTTTGATCCCGTTCCGATTGCCGGAGCCAGCTGGGTCCCGGAAAACGCCTCGAAATACAAGGGCGAGTATATCGTTGATATGCATAAAAGCAGGATTCCAAATAATACACTTCTCTCATTGGAGGCATTTGCCGAAACTGTAAAGAAAGGCAAGCCCGTTCCCGGTATGCTCGAACACGGCATTGATGCTGCTGTTGCTGTGATACTGGGCGATAAGGCTATGGTAGAGAATAAGATAGTTAATTTCTCAGAGGAGCTTGCGTAA
- a CDS encoding homocysteine S-methyltransferase family protein produces MSRKKISEIAKTRTLVSDGAWGTYLQRKGLEPGECPEKWNLDKPDEVLDIAQSYANAGADMIGANSFGGSKLKLEHYGLSDKCFEINKAAAEISRKAAGEDKWVLGSLGPCGKMLLMGDVTEEQMYESFAEQVKGLEAGGADAICVETMSDVQEASLAVKAAKDHTECEVICTLTYEQTTGGEYRTMMGIDPQAGTKAAIEADADIVGTNCGNGFERMIDIVKQIKTVCGDMPILIHANAGLPENVDGVDVFPDTPEFMASLVKDITKAGANVVGGCCGTTPEHISAIAQAARES; encoded by the coding sequence ATGTCCAGAAAGAAAATCAGTGAAATCGCAAAGACCAGAACCTTAGTTTCAGACGGTGCGTGGGGAACATACCTACAAAGAAAGGGCTTAGAGCCGGGTGAATGTCCTGAAAAATGGAACCTCGATAAGCCGGATGAAGTTTTGGATATTGCTCAGAGCTACGCCAATGCAGGTGCAGATATGATCGGTGCAAACAGCTTCGGCGGCAGCAAACTGAAACTGGAGCATTACGGCCTTAGCGATAAATGCTTTGAAATAAACAAAGCAGCCGCTGAGATATCACGCAAAGCTGCTGGCGAGGACAAATGGGTATTAGGCTCGCTCGGGCCATGCGGAAAGATGCTATTGATGGGAGATGTAACAGAAGAGCAGATGTATGAGAGCTTTGCTGAGCAGGTTAAAGGGCTTGAAGCAGGCGGAGCTGATGCTATCTGCGTTGAAACTATGAGCGATGTTCAGGAAGCATCCCTTGCAGTAAAAGCCGCAAAAGACCATACAGAGTGCGAAGTAATTTGCACCCTTACCTACGAGCAAACTACCGGCGGAGAATACAGAACTATGATGGGTATAGACCCCCAGGCCGGCACAAAGGCGGCTATTGAAGCAGACGCGGATATCGTAGGAACAAACTGCGGAAACGGCTTTGAGAGGATGATTGACATCGTAAAGCAGATTAAAACTGTGTGCGGGGATATGCCGATCCTTATCCACGCAAACGCAGGGCTGCCGGAAAATGTTGACGGTGTGGATGTGTTCCCGGATACGCCCGAATTTATGGCCTCGCTTGTGAAAGATATTACCAAAGCGGGCGCTAATGTAGTAGGCGGATGCTGCGGGACAACACCAGAACATATAAGCGCGATAGCTCAGGCAGCCAGAGAGAGCTAA
- a CDS encoding ABC transporter ATP-binding protein: MNYFKRLLKYIWPQWPRIIVILVCVFVIALTFSASFLTVIPLLKVMMGQEGLHGWAHRNICSYRYGIDFYVPDNTELSDPENAYSTFLLLTKAEEDKLGYKSGLRANDRIVYVSKEQIGENPGSMAASEMLDKLANLGADKRLYIKYLSYEDSGEESEHTTEIKANAPAFYLGASQGLLSMVSQTDSRNSKSEAMRVVMLVVAGMTVLRCVSRFFQGYLSQKVVNIGLADLRDDVFSHIVEMPIGYFSLKGSSDTVSKFLQDSQMAGNGIKTVFEKAIREPAKGLMCLAMAFMLSWQIVLVFLCGIPFLGFAINKLGRRIKKATKKSLVSWGQMLSKLDESVNGLRAVKVYNQQDREKQSFRGVNQRLLKEQNKIAKVNALTSPLMEVLGLFAGIIGFLMALEWVLAGNMDETEFFAMLMLLGTSAESFRKASNVWNKLQQANAACERIFSLVDTDKERDTSRPAVPAKIENEITFKNISFRYPGAKNDALKNVNLTVKKGENIAVVGSNGSGKTTLLNLLPRFYDPTEGEILLDGVNIQDMSLKNLREKIAVVSQKVITFHDTVAQNIAYGRPSANREEIIQAAKLAYADEFIKSMTEGYDTIIGENGAGLSGGQLQRIVIARAVLKDPEILIFDEAMSQVDADSEAKINQALEQLTTERTSFVIAHRFSTVINSDVIAVIDQGRIVDTGRHSELIERCQTYKNLYETQLLQ; the protein is encoded by the coding sequence GTGAATTATTTCAAGAGACTGTTAAAATATATTTGGCCGCAATGGCCGCGGATAATTGTAATACTTGTCTGCGTGTTCGTTATTGCCCTAACATTTTCAGCAAGCTTTCTCACTGTTATACCGCTTTTGAAGGTTATGATGGGGCAGGAAGGCCTGCACGGCTGGGCACACAGAAATATCTGCAGCTACAGATACGGAATTGATTTTTACGTACCCGACAATACCGAGCTCTCCGACCCCGAAAACGCCTATTCAACCTTCCTCCTTCTTACAAAGGCAGAAGAAGATAAGCTGGGATATAAAAGCGGGCTCAGAGCTAACGACAGGATAGTTTATGTTTCCAAAGAGCAGATCGGAGAAAATCCTGGCAGTATGGCTGCATCTGAGATGCTCGATAAGCTTGCAAACCTCGGAGCAGATAAACGGCTTTATATCAAGTATTTAAGCTATGAAGACTCCGGCGAGGAATCGGAGCACACAACAGAAATAAAGGCCAACGCACCCGCCTTCTATCTCGGTGCCTCGCAAGGGCTTCTGAGTATGGTTTCGCAGACAGATTCTCGAAACAGCAAGAGCGAGGCGATGCGTGTGGTAATGCTGGTCGTTGCCGGCATGACAGTTCTCAGATGCGTCAGCAGATTCTTCCAGGGGTATCTCTCGCAGAAAGTGGTGAACATCGGGCTCGCTGATCTAAGAGATGATGTCTTTTCACACATCGTAGAAATGCCTATAGGCTACTTCTCACTCAAGGGCTCCTCCGACACTGTAAGCAAATTCCTGCAAGATTCCCAGATGGCAGGCAACGGCATAAAGACGGTTTTCGAGAAGGCCATCAGAGAGCCTGCAAAGGGACTTATGTGTCTTGCTATGGCGTTTATGCTGAGCTGGCAGATTGTGCTTGTCTTTCTCTGCGGGATCCCGTTTCTCGGCTTTGCTATTAACAAGCTGGGCAGGAGGATAAAGAAGGCAACGAAAAAATCTCTGGTGAGCTGGGGACAGATGCTTTCAAAGCTTGATGAATCTGTAAACGGGCTCAGGGCTGTGAAAGTTTACAATCAGCAGGACAGGGAGAAACAGTCTTTCCGCGGAGTAAATCAGAGACTGCTCAAGGAGCAGAATAAGATTGCCAAAGTAAATGCACTGACCAGCCCGCTGATGGAGGTTTTAGGCCTCTTCGCCGGCATTATAGGCTTTCTTATGGCTCTGGAGTGGGTGCTTGCGGGGAATATGGATGAAACAGAATTCTTCGCCATGCTGATGCTCCTTGGCACATCGGCAGAGTCGTTCAGAAAGGCAAGCAACGTTTGGAATAAGCTCCAGCAGGCAAATGCAGCTTGCGAGAGAATATTCAGCCTTGTGGATACCGATAAAGAACGTGATACCAGCAGACCGGCAGTACCTGCGAAAATTGAAAATGAGATTACATTCAAAAATATTTCTTTCAGATATCCGGGCGCGAAAAATGATGCACTGAAAAATGTAAACCTTACGGTAAAAAAGGGCGAGAATATTGCGGTTGTGGGCTCTAACGGCTCAGGGAAGACCACCCTGCTGAACCTCCTGCCTAGATTCTACGACCCCACTGAAGGCGAAATACTCTTAGACGGGGTCAATATTCAGGATATGTCTTTGAAAAACCTGCGAGAAAAGATTGCAGTTGTATCCCAGAAGGTGATAACATTCCACGATACAGTTGCTCAAAATATAGCCTACGGCCGCCCTTCTGCAAACAGAGAAGAGATTATTCAGGCCGCCAAGCTCGCCTACGCGGATGAATTCATAAAATCTATGACTGAAGGCTACGATACGATAATCGGGGAGAACGGGGCAGGTTTGAGCGGCGGCCAGCTCCAGAGAATAGTGATTGCAAGAGCGGTACTGAAAGACCCTGAAATACTCATCTTTGATGAGGCTATGAGTCAGGTAGATGCAGACAGCGAAGCAAAGATAAATCAGGCCCTTGAGCAGCTTACAACAGAGCGAACAAGCTTTGTAATAGCCCACCGGTTCTCCACTGTGATTAATTCAGATGTGATTGCTGTGATAGATCAGGGCAGAATCGTTGATACAGGCAGACACTCCGAGCTTATAGAGAGATGCCAGACTTATAAGAATTTGTATGAAACCCAGCTTCTTCAGTAG
- a CDS encoding 2-oxo acid dehydrogenase subunit E2 has protein sequence MEKDIALPAFGSSMKEGLIVTVLVEKGQKVSKGDKLFELETDKASYDMECPEDGTVSEIFVQQDQTVPVGEPVIRLEIPDSKESGNFHIVRLSGLGDNTDEAVVAEISYKLGDHIKSGSIIAEVETDKAAFDIVSEKEGYLRELLTNEGDLIKNNCPAAVIGPKTGELPEDIKKEIEGFSDNTELPEGFEAVKLPRLGEETKTAVISALLCEEGEKVQKSDPLIEIETDKAAMEVESHLNGTVEFILAEEGEEQAVDAVLVIVKTKQTESSISQDQIESIKQHNQNLLNEAKKNEPDTFSFEEFEDMQEGQISDSDVNQSLNISPETPRKGETLPLSRVQKIIGERMVFSKQNIPCFYLNSVADLTELIEFRKQLNSSGDVKVSFNDLIMKAAADAMKDFPLMTGQAAGDHIKLAEEISVGIAVDTGEALLVPVCKNAAGKTLRETALANQKLIEKAQKGSLTAGELEGASTAITNLGNFEIDWFIPIVPPGQTSIIGVGRIKETLTKRGSEIQPKQVCTLTISVDHKVVNGAYAAQYMDKVRQILESPNEHFS, from the coding sequence ATGGAAAAAGACATTGCACTACCGGCTTTCGGAAGCTCTATGAAGGAAGGGCTGATTGTTACAGTCCTCGTGGAAAAAGGGCAGAAAGTATCCAAAGGGGACAAACTCTTTGAGCTTGAGACAGACAAGGCCTCCTACGATATGGAGTGCCCCGAAGATGGAACTGTAAGCGAGATATTCGTTCAGCAGGACCAGACTGTGCCGGTAGGTGAGCCTGTAATTCGGCTTGAAATACCAGACTCAAAAGAAAGCGGTAATTTCCACATAGTACGGCTTTCGGGGCTGGGAGATAATACAGATGAAGCGGTGGTCGCTGAGATATCTTACAAACTCGGCGACCACATTAAAAGCGGAAGCATAATCGCAGAAGTTGAAACGGATAAAGCCGCCTTTGATATTGTAAGCGAGAAAGAAGGATATCTCAGAGAGCTTCTCACAAATGAGGGAGATTTAATAAAGAACAACTGCCCTGCTGCCGTTATTGGCCCAAAGACAGGAGAGCTCCCGGAAGATATAAAAAAAGAGATCGAAGGCTTTTCTGATAATACAGAGCTGCCTGAAGGATTTGAAGCTGTAAAGCTGCCGCGTTTAGGAGAAGAAACCAAAACTGCTGTTATTTCGGCTCTGCTCTGCGAAGAAGGTGAAAAGGTGCAAAAATCCGATCCTCTTATAGAGATAGAAACTGATAAGGCAGCAATGGAAGTGGAGAGCCACCTAAACGGAACAGTAGAGTTTATTCTTGCTGAAGAGGGCGAAGAGCAGGCAGTTGATGCTGTTTTGGTGATTGTAAAAACTAAGCAGACAGAAAGCTCCATTTCCCAAGATCAGATTGAATCAATCAAACAACATAATCAAAACCTTCTGAACGAAGCAAAAAAGAATGAGCCTGACACCTTCAGCTTTGAAGAATTCGAAGATATGCAGGAAGGTCAGATAAGCGATTCGGATGTAAATCAAAGCCTTAATATAAGTCCTGAAACGCCCCGAAAAGGGGAAACTTTGCCTCTCTCGAGGGTGCAGAAGATAATTGGCGAGAGGATGGTATTCTCGAAACAGAATATACCGTGCTTTTATCTAAACAGCGTTGCAGATTTAACTGAGCTGATTGAATTCCGCAAACAACTCAATTCTTCCGGTGATGTTAAGGTTTCGTTCAACGATTTGATTATGAAAGCAGCAGCGGATGCAATGAAGGATTTTCCGCTGATGACAGGTCAGGCCGCCGGCGATCATATAAAGCTCGCCGAGGAGATCTCTGTGGGTATTGCCGTTGATACAGGCGAGGCGCTCCTTGTGCCTGTGTGCAAAAACGCTGCAGGAAAAACGCTGCGCGAAACCGCCCTTGCAAACCAGAAGCTGATAGAAAAGGCTCAAAAGGGAAGCCTAACTGCCGGCGAGCTCGAAGGCGCATCTACTGCGATAACGAATCTGGGCAATTTCGAAATAGACTGGTTCATTCCAATTGTACCCCCCGGGCAGACAAGCATCATAGGCGTTGGGAGAATAAAAGAAACGCTCACAAAACGAGGCAGCGAAATTCAGCCCAAGCAGGTCTGCACGCTGACGATCAGCGTAGATCACAAGGTTGTAAACGGCGCGTACGCAGCTCAGTATATGGACAAGGTGCGTCAGATTCTCGAAAGCCCGAATGAACACTTCAGCTGA
- a CDS encoding Gfo/Idh/MocA family protein, translating to MDNITRRNFVKLSLSAAGAISFGGLSQISAAASANSKVVLAVAGIRSRGRALAEKFAGIKNCEVKYVIDVDSRYLGEAAKRVERKQGKAPQTIKDYRTALDDKDVHGLVVATPEHWHAPMSIDAVKAGKHVYVEKPCCHNPAEGEMLVEAMNKYDRLIQMGNQRRSFRIVEQMIDEIRSGEIGRPYFARTWYSRKRGPIGKGKVIDVPSYLDWELWQGPAPREKYRDNVHPYNWHWFWNWGTGEALNNGTHELDVARWALGVDFPTKVTSLGGRYHYPEDDWQFFDTQNISVEFEGDKLINWEGISSASMKICGHSRGALIQGTKGYIEYGSSSYKVFDLNGKLLRHEDQAAKSKDSTNVIDPGLNDYHAENFVYSILGKDSINSPVDEGYKSILLGLLGNIAAKTSTMLHCDPKNGHILNNPDAQRYWRRVYEPGWEPKV from the coding sequence ATGGACAATATTACAAGAAGAAATTTCGTCAAACTCTCGCTTTCTGCAGCAGGAGCGATCAGCTTTGGCGGATTATCGCAGATCTCAGCAGCAGCTTCGGCAAACTCAAAGGTAGTTTTGGCTGTTGCGGGTATTAGAAGCAGAGGACGAGCTTTGGCGGAGAAATTTGCAGGCATAAAAAACTGCGAAGTAAAATACGTTATAGACGTTGATTCAAGATACCTCGGTGAGGCCGCAAAGAGAGTGGAGCGGAAGCAGGGCAAGGCTCCGCAAACCATAAAAGATTACCGCACGGCTCTGGATGACAAAGACGTTCACGGCCTGGTCGTTGCCACGCCTGAACACTGGCACGCCCCTATGAGCATTGATGCTGTTAAGGCCGGCAAGCACGTCTATGTTGAAAAGCCATGCTGTCATAACCCCGCTGAGGGGGAGATGCTTGTTGAGGCTATGAATAAATACGACAGACTCATCCAGATGGGCAATCAGCGCCGCTCGTTCCGTATCGTTGAGCAGATGATTGATGAAATCAGAAGCGGTGAGATTGGAAGGCCGTATTTTGCCCGCACATGGTATTCGAGAAAACGCGGCCCTATAGGCAAGGGCAAGGTGATTGATGTGCCTTCATATCTGGACTGGGAGCTCTGGCAGGGCCCCGCTCCAAGAGAGAAATACCGCGACAATGTGCACCCATACAACTGGCACTGGTTCTGGAACTGGGGCACAGGAGAGGCCCTTAATAACGGTACGCACGAACTCGATGTTGCCAGATGGGCTCTGGGGGTTGATTTTCCCACAAAGGTAACGAGTCTCGGAGGCAGATATCATTACCCCGAAGATGACTGGCAGTTTTTCGATACGCAGAATATAAGCGTAGAATTCGAAGGCGATAAACTCATTAATTGGGAAGGTATCAGCAGCGCTTCAATGAAAATCTGCGGCCACAGCAGGGGCGCTTTAATACAGGGCACAAAGGGCTACATCGAATATGGATCAAGCTCTTATAAGGTGTTCGACCTCAACGGCAAGCTTCTAAGGCACGAAGATCAGGCCGCCAAGAGCAAAGACAGCACGAACGTTATAGACCCTGGCCTCAATGATTATCATGCGGAGAACTTTGTTTATTCGATTCTCGGAAAAGACAGCATAAATTCCCCTGTTGATGAAGGGTATAAGAGCATCCTTCTCGGACTGCTCGGGAATATTGCCGCAAAAACTTCAACGATGCTCCATTGCGATCCGAAAAACGGCCATATCCTCAATAATCCCGACGCGCAGAGGTATTGGAGAAGGGTTTATGAGCCCGGCTGGGAGCCGAAGGTTTAA